In Phoenix dactylifera cultivar Barhee BC4 chromosome 11, palm_55x_up_171113_PBpolish2nd_filt_p, whole genome shotgun sequence, the following are encoded in one genomic region:
- the LOC103719122 gene encoding PP2A regulatory subunit TAP46, whose product MGEWKMEEMPLPALFEQARKIHSMASESSADQETLRKGIEALRRCYEMVSKLGLFSSNETKDDVSTANLKYLLVPFYLGELTEKVAQDDRIQVPKISQDQLKEFISICEALELVPDDELETSGQEGADTFAARRSKKIARFKWQRAAEAKLQEFKERKERRGRSLRATALSTPVEAGEEDAHDDNGEEEREAWLTTISLALCKAFDLLDTLKKEEEMLLAVKEKQSKEGDKEFTREILDERTKRAETWHRNAASEAPFLKPADPITCATFAQDVVEGRANISQAHEHKHQPLIFGPASLVGGRLMSERERMVAQVFQPWYRLPTMSIEEAGLREMEMMKKWQEWNAKLMEEANSSWYRDGTRSADEDEDAEVEKAREFADWKDDHPRGAGNKKLTPCG is encoded by the exons ATGGGGGaatggaagatggaggagatgcCGCTCCCTGCGCTCTTCGAGCAGGCAAGGAAGATTCACTCTATGGCATCCGAATCCTCCGCTGATCAG GAGACATTGAGGAAGGGAATCGAGGCCCTGCGCCGCTGCTATGAGATGGTAAGCAAGCTGGGATTGTTTTCCTCGAATGAGACGAAGGACGATGTCAGCACTGCAAATCTGAAATATCTCTTG GTTCCATTTTATCTCGGAGAATTGACAGAAAAAGTTGCGCAAGATGATAGGATACAGGTTCCCAAGATATCACAGGACCAATTGAAG GAGTTCATTTCAATTTGTGAGGCATTAGAGCTTGTACCTGATGATGAGTTAGAGACATCTGGGCAAGAAGGGGCAGATACTTTTGCAGCTCGACGGTCAAAAAAG ATTGCTAGGTTCAAATGGCAGAGAGCTGCAGAAGCAAAGCTGCAAGAatttaaagaaagaaaggagagacGTGGACGGTCATTGAGGGCAACAGCTCTGTCCACACCTGTTGAAGCTGGGGAGGAGGATGCACATGATGacaatggagaagaagaaagagag GCATGGCTAACTACAATCTCCTTAGCTCTTTGTAAG GCTTTTGATCTCCTGGACACgctaaaaaaagaggaagagatgCTTCTTGCTGTGAAAGAAAAACAATCGAAG GAAGGGGACAAAGAATTTACTCGTGAGATTCTTGACGAGCGTACAAAAAGAGCTGAAACTTGGCATCGCAATGCTGCAAGTGAAGCACCATTTCTAAAACCTGCAGACCCCATCACATGCGCAACTTTTGCTCAGGATGTTGTTGAAGGGAGAGCAAACATTTCACAAGCACATGAACACAAACACCAGCCTTTGATATTTGGACCTGCAAGTCTTGTGGGTGGAAGATTAATGAGTGAGAGGGAAAGAATGGTAGCACAAGTCTTCCAACCATGGTACAG GTTACCCACCATGAGCATAGAAGAAGCCGGTTTGCGTGAAATGGAGATGATGAAGAAATGGCAAGAATGGAATGCCAAGCTCATGGAGGAAGCAAACTCTTCGTGGTACAGGGATGGTACCAGGTCAGCGGACGAGGACGAGGATGCTGAGGTCGAGAAAGCAAGAGAATTTGCTGATTGGAAAGATGACCATCCTCGTGGAGCAGGCAACAAGAAACTCACCCCCTGTGGGTAA
- the LOC103719129 gene encoding auxin response factor 18-like isoform X1, producing the protein MAFESGSPASRPGERPDGGSGEEGLYEELWRACAGPLVEVPLLHERVFYFPQGHMEQRWFCDPLQLVPSTDQESDQQIPLFNLPSKILCRVVNIELRAEPETDEVYAQITLLPEADQSEPTSPDPCLPEPLRPSVHSFCKILTASDTSTHGGFSVLRRHATECLPPLDMSQPTPTRELAAKDLHGFEWRFKHIFRGQPRRHLLTTGWSTYVTCKRLVAGDVFIFMRGENEELHVGVRRLARQQNTIPSSVISSQSMHLGVLATASHAVSTHSLFTVFYKPRISQFIVRVNKYLEAFKNGFAVGMRFKMRFEGEDVPEKRVTGTITGVGDISSQWASSKWRSLKVQWDEASNIQRPERISPWDIEPLTGPMTALSVSQPVFMKNKRSRSSWDLSGFEAYSGFRYTGKTQSLEVGAPDAQTSETQVLLPQRPKESNDSNFLKSHSPHDTILADCWLKDLQSPVKSSSSSMTDVSLKLFEGAKGETKAIDPSWPHLSSCLNEKPSLWLCSNIEKWKKPESSSTCRLFGIDLVNPSSSIERATAGTISLSSATDEDPLQATTATLEDSDRHSGLSKAPKEPIQGLQVFPKEIQNNQNCSTRSRTKVHMQGIAVGRAVDLTYLEGYDDLILELEQMFEIEGELHHRNKWEVVYTDDEGDMMLVGDDPWPEFCKMVKKISIYTSEEVKKMRPRSKFPEAPTSEGEGGGGGAARAAALEEPKIESIQN; encoded by the exons ATGGCGTTTGAATCGGGGTCTCCGGCGAGCCGGCCGGGCGAGAGGCCGGACGGAG GGTCGGGAGAGGAAGGGCTGTACGAGGAGCTATGGAGGGCGTGCGCAGGACCGCTGGTGGAGGTCCCGCTGCTGCACGAGAGGGTGTTCTACTTCCCACAGGGGCATATGGAGCAG CGGTGGTTCTGTGATCCTTTGCAGTTGGTGCCGTCCACGGATCAGGAGTCGGACCAGCAGATTCCCCTGTTCAATCTTCCTTCGAAGATACTCTGCCGCGTTGTTAACATCGAACTGAGG GCCGAGCCCGAAACGGATGAAGTCTATGCGCAAATCACTTTACTCCCGGAAGCGGAT CAAAGCGAGCCTACAAGTCCTGATCCCTGTCTCCCAGAGCCACTGAGACCGTCGGTCCACTCATTCTGTAAGATTCTGACAGCATCGGACACGAGCACTCATGGGGGGTTCTCGGTTCTTCGGCGACATGCCACCGAATGCCTTCCTCCTCTT GATATGTCGCAGCCAACCCCAACTCGGGAGCTCGCCGCCAAGGATCTCCATGGTTTTGAATGGCGATTCAAGCACATCTTTAGAG GTCAACCACGGAGGCATTTGCTAACCACTGGCTGGAGTACGTACGTTACTTGTAAGAGATTAGTCGCTGGTGATGTATTCATCTTTATGAG AGGGGAAAATGAAGAACTGCATGTTGGAGTGAGACGCCTCGCTCGACAGCAGAATACAATTCCATCTTCTGTGATCTCAAGTCAGAGCATGCACCTTGGAGTGCTTGCCACTGCGTCCCATGCTGTCTCGACTCACTCTCTTTTCACAGTATTCTACAAGCCCAG GATCAGTCAATTTATCGTTCGTGTCAACAAGTATTTGGAGGCATTTAAAAATGGATTCGCAGTCGGGATGAGATTTAAGATGAGATTCGAGGGAGAAGATGTTCCAGAGAAAAG GGTTACTGGGACCATAACTGGAGTTGGAGATATTTCTTCTCAGTGGGCAAGTTCTAAGTGGAGATCAttgaag GTACAATGGGATGAAGCCAGCAACATTCAGAGACCGGAAAGGATTTCGCCATGGGATATAGAGCCTTTAACTGGTCCTATGACTGCCTTAAGTGTAAGTCAACCAGTGTTTATGAAGAATAAAAGATCCCGCTCGTCCTGGGATCTCTCAGGCTTCG AAGCTTATTCAGGATTCCGGTACACAGGAAAAACGCAGTCACTGGAAGTAGGTGCCCCTGATGCCCAGACCTCTGAGACACAAGTTCTCTTGCCGCAGAGACCAAAAGAAAGCAATGACTCTAATTTCTTAAAAAGCCATAGCCCGCACGACACAATATTAGCAGATTGCTGGTTGAAGGATCTCCAATCTCCGGTAAAGAGTTCATCATCTTCGATGACAGATGTTTCTCTGAAGCTGTTTGAGGGTGCGAAAGGAGAGACAAAGGCCATCGACCCGTCATGGCCGCATTTATCTAGCTGCCTGAATGAGAAGCCTTCACTGTGGTTGTGTAGCAACATAGAAAAATGGAAGAAACCCGAGAGCAGCAGCACTTGTAGGTTATTTGGGATTGATTTGGTCAATCCCTCCAGCAGCATTGAGAGGGCAACTGCTGGCACGATCAGCCTATCAAGTGCCACCGATGAGGATCCTCTTCAGGCCACCACCGCAACTCTTGAAGACTCGGACCGGCATTCAGGGCTTTCAAAAGCTCCCAAAGAGCCGATACAAGGGTTGCAAGTATTTCCAAAGGAGATCCAAAACAACCAGAACTGTTCTACCAGAAGCCGCACCAAG GTTCACATGCAAGGAATTGCGGTCGGTCGAGCTGTTGATCTGACATACTTGGAAGGCTATGATGACTTGATACTGGAGCTGGAGCAGATGTTCGAGATCGAAGGAGAGCTACACCATCGGAACAAATGGGAAGTGGTGTATACTGATGATGAGGGTGACATGATGCTAGTGGGTGATGATCCCTGGCC AGAATTCTGTAAGATGGTGAAGAAGATATCCATCTATACAAGTGAAGAGGTGAAGAAGATGAGGCCCAGGAGCAAGTTTCCTGAAGCTCCAACATCAGAGGGTgaaggaggaggtggtgggGCTGCTCGTGCTGCTGCTCTCGAAGAGCCCAAAATTGAAAGCATCCAGAACTGA
- the LOC103719129 gene encoding auxin response factor 18-like isoform X2, which translates to MAFESGSPASRPGERPDGGSGEEGLYEELWRACAGPLVEVPLLHERVFYFPQGHMEQLVPSTDQESDQQIPLFNLPSKILCRVVNIELRAEPETDEVYAQITLLPEADQSEPTSPDPCLPEPLRPSVHSFCKILTASDTSTHGGFSVLRRHATECLPPLDMSQPTPTRELAAKDLHGFEWRFKHIFRGQPRRHLLTTGWSTYVTCKRLVAGDVFIFMRGENEELHVGVRRLARQQNTIPSSVISSQSMHLGVLATASHAVSTHSLFTVFYKPRISQFIVRVNKYLEAFKNGFAVGMRFKMRFEGEDVPEKRVTGTITGVGDISSQWASSKWRSLKVQWDEASNIQRPERISPWDIEPLTGPMTALSVSQPVFMKNKRSRSSWDLSGFEAYSGFRYTGKTQSLEVGAPDAQTSETQVLLPQRPKESNDSNFLKSHSPHDTILADCWLKDLQSPVKSSSSSMTDVSLKLFEGAKGETKAIDPSWPHLSSCLNEKPSLWLCSNIEKWKKPESSSTCRLFGIDLVNPSSSIERATAGTISLSSATDEDPLQATTATLEDSDRHSGLSKAPKEPIQGLQVFPKEIQNNQNCSTRSRTKVHMQGIAVGRAVDLTYLEGYDDLILELEQMFEIEGELHHRNKWEVVYTDDEGDMMLVGDDPWPEFCKMVKKISIYTSEEVKKMRPRSKFPEAPTSEGEGGGGGAARAAALEEPKIESIQN; encoded by the exons ATGGCGTTTGAATCGGGGTCTCCGGCGAGCCGGCCGGGCGAGAGGCCGGACGGAG GGTCGGGAGAGGAAGGGCTGTACGAGGAGCTATGGAGGGCGTGCGCAGGACCGCTGGTGGAGGTCCCGCTGCTGCACGAGAGGGTGTTCTACTTCCCACAGGGGCATATGGAGCAG TTGGTGCCGTCCACGGATCAGGAGTCGGACCAGCAGATTCCCCTGTTCAATCTTCCTTCGAAGATACTCTGCCGCGTTGTTAACATCGAACTGAGG GCCGAGCCCGAAACGGATGAAGTCTATGCGCAAATCACTTTACTCCCGGAAGCGGAT CAAAGCGAGCCTACAAGTCCTGATCCCTGTCTCCCAGAGCCACTGAGACCGTCGGTCCACTCATTCTGTAAGATTCTGACAGCATCGGACACGAGCACTCATGGGGGGTTCTCGGTTCTTCGGCGACATGCCACCGAATGCCTTCCTCCTCTT GATATGTCGCAGCCAACCCCAACTCGGGAGCTCGCCGCCAAGGATCTCCATGGTTTTGAATGGCGATTCAAGCACATCTTTAGAG GTCAACCACGGAGGCATTTGCTAACCACTGGCTGGAGTACGTACGTTACTTGTAAGAGATTAGTCGCTGGTGATGTATTCATCTTTATGAG AGGGGAAAATGAAGAACTGCATGTTGGAGTGAGACGCCTCGCTCGACAGCAGAATACAATTCCATCTTCTGTGATCTCAAGTCAGAGCATGCACCTTGGAGTGCTTGCCACTGCGTCCCATGCTGTCTCGACTCACTCTCTTTTCACAGTATTCTACAAGCCCAG GATCAGTCAATTTATCGTTCGTGTCAACAAGTATTTGGAGGCATTTAAAAATGGATTCGCAGTCGGGATGAGATTTAAGATGAGATTCGAGGGAGAAGATGTTCCAGAGAAAAG GGTTACTGGGACCATAACTGGAGTTGGAGATATTTCTTCTCAGTGGGCAAGTTCTAAGTGGAGATCAttgaag GTACAATGGGATGAAGCCAGCAACATTCAGAGACCGGAAAGGATTTCGCCATGGGATATAGAGCCTTTAACTGGTCCTATGACTGCCTTAAGTGTAAGTCAACCAGTGTTTATGAAGAATAAAAGATCCCGCTCGTCCTGGGATCTCTCAGGCTTCG AAGCTTATTCAGGATTCCGGTACACAGGAAAAACGCAGTCACTGGAAGTAGGTGCCCCTGATGCCCAGACCTCTGAGACACAAGTTCTCTTGCCGCAGAGACCAAAAGAAAGCAATGACTCTAATTTCTTAAAAAGCCATAGCCCGCACGACACAATATTAGCAGATTGCTGGTTGAAGGATCTCCAATCTCCGGTAAAGAGTTCATCATCTTCGATGACAGATGTTTCTCTGAAGCTGTTTGAGGGTGCGAAAGGAGAGACAAAGGCCATCGACCCGTCATGGCCGCATTTATCTAGCTGCCTGAATGAGAAGCCTTCACTGTGGTTGTGTAGCAACATAGAAAAATGGAAGAAACCCGAGAGCAGCAGCACTTGTAGGTTATTTGGGATTGATTTGGTCAATCCCTCCAGCAGCATTGAGAGGGCAACTGCTGGCACGATCAGCCTATCAAGTGCCACCGATGAGGATCCTCTTCAGGCCACCACCGCAACTCTTGAAGACTCGGACCGGCATTCAGGGCTTTCAAAAGCTCCCAAAGAGCCGATACAAGGGTTGCAAGTATTTCCAAAGGAGATCCAAAACAACCAGAACTGTTCTACCAGAAGCCGCACCAAG GTTCACATGCAAGGAATTGCGGTCGGTCGAGCTGTTGATCTGACATACTTGGAAGGCTATGATGACTTGATACTGGAGCTGGAGCAGATGTTCGAGATCGAAGGAGAGCTACACCATCGGAACAAATGGGAAGTGGTGTATACTGATGATGAGGGTGACATGATGCTAGTGGGTGATGATCCCTGGCC AGAATTCTGTAAGATGGTGAAGAAGATATCCATCTATACAAGTGAAGAGGTGAAGAAGATGAGGCCCAGGAGCAAGTTTCCTGAAGCTCCAACATCAGAGGGTgaaggaggaggtggtgggGCTGCTCGTGCTGCTGCTCTCGAAGAGCCCAAAATTGAAAGCATCCAGAACTGA
- the LOC103719111 gene encoding 30S ribosomal protein S6 alpha, chloroplastic encodes MASLTSTLALALASSPAALRPSSLGFHSLSLTYGIGYLRPRLGGRTPPRPLPIRAQTLDFSGSFFEEGGDEERDGPSGPSAAAAAMALEDKEEPQCPPGLRQYETMAVLRPDMTEDERLALIQRYEELLVAGGGMYVEVFNRGVIPLAYSIKKRNKAGESNTYLDGIYLLFTYFTKPESMAALESRLNADDDVIRSSTFKIRKRKL; translated from the exons ATGGCTTCTTTAACTTCCACTCTCGCCCTCGCCCTCGCCTCCTCTCCCGCTGCCCTCCGCCCTTCGTCCCTAGGGTTCCATTCCCTCTCTTTAACCTACGGCATTGGATACCTCCGGCCCCGTCTGGGTGGCCGGACCCCCCCGCGGCCGCTCCCCATCCGAGCCCAAACCCTAGATTTCTCGGGCTCTTTCTTCGAGGAAGGGGGAGATGAGGAGAGGGATGGACCCTCCGGCCCCTCGGCTGCCGCCGCTGCCATGGCGCTGGAAGACAAGGAGGAACCGCAGTGCCCGCCGGGCCTTCGCCAGTACGAGACCATGGCTGTGCTCCGGCCTGATATGACCGAGGACGAGCGCCTCGCCCTCATCCAGAGATACGAGGAG TTGCTTGTTGCAGGGGGTGGCATGTACGTGGAGGTCTTTAACCGCGGAGTGATCCCACTTGCATACAGCATAAAGAAAAGGAACAAGGCAGGAGAGAGCAACACATACTTGGATGGCATATACCTTCTCTTCACTTATTTCACCAAACCAGAATCCATGGCTGCACTGGAGTCCCGGCTCAATGCTGATGATGATGTCATCCGGTCATCAACCTTCAAGATACGCAAGCGGAAATTGTAG
- the LOC103719129 gene encoding auxin response factor 18-like isoform X4: MAFESGSPASRPGERPDGGSGEEGLYEELWRACAGPLVEVPLLHERVFYFPQGHMEQRWFCDPLQLVPSTDQESDQQIPLFNLPSKILCRVVNIELRAEPETDEVYAQITLLPEADQSEPTSPDPCLPEPLRPSVHSFCKILTASDTSTHGGFSVLRRHATECLPPLDMSQPTPTRELAAKDLHGFEWRFKHIFRGQPRRHLLTTGWSTYVTCKRLVAGDVFIFMRGENEELHVGVRRLARQQNTIPSSVISSQSMHLGVLATASHAVSTHSLFTVFYKPRISQFIVRVNKYLEAFKNGFAVGMRFKMRFEGEDVPEKRVTGTITGVGDISSQWASSKWRSLKVQWDEASNIQRPERISPWDIEPLTGPMTALSVSQPVFMKNKRSRSSWDLSGFEAYSGFRYTGKTQSLEVGAPDAQTSETQVLLPQRPKESNDSNFLKSHSPHDTILADCWLKDLQSPVKSSSSSMTDVSLKLFEGAKGETKAIDPSWPHLSSCLNEKPSLWLCSNIEKWKKPESSSTCRLFGIDLVNPSSSIERATAGTISLSSATDEDPLQATTATLEDSDRHSGLSKAPKEPIQGLQVFPKEIQNNQNCSTRSRTKVHMQGIAVGRAVDLTYLEGYDDLILELEQMFEIEGELHHRNKWEVVYTDDEGDMMLRIL, translated from the exons ATGGCGTTTGAATCGGGGTCTCCGGCGAGCCGGCCGGGCGAGAGGCCGGACGGAG GGTCGGGAGAGGAAGGGCTGTACGAGGAGCTATGGAGGGCGTGCGCAGGACCGCTGGTGGAGGTCCCGCTGCTGCACGAGAGGGTGTTCTACTTCCCACAGGGGCATATGGAGCAG CGGTGGTTCTGTGATCCTTTGCAGTTGGTGCCGTCCACGGATCAGGAGTCGGACCAGCAGATTCCCCTGTTCAATCTTCCTTCGAAGATACTCTGCCGCGTTGTTAACATCGAACTGAGG GCCGAGCCCGAAACGGATGAAGTCTATGCGCAAATCACTTTACTCCCGGAAGCGGAT CAAAGCGAGCCTACAAGTCCTGATCCCTGTCTCCCAGAGCCACTGAGACCGTCGGTCCACTCATTCTGTAAGATTCTGACAGCATCGGACACGAGCACTCATGGGGGGTTCTCGGTTCTTCGGCGACATGCCACCGAATGCCTTCCTCCTCTT GATATGTCGCAGCCAACCCCAACTCGGGAGCTCGCCGCCAAGGATCTCCATGGTTTTGAATGGCGATTCAAGCACATCTTTAGAG GTCAACCACGGAGGCATTTGCTAACCACTGGCTGGAGTACGTACGTTACTTGTAAGAGATTAGTCGCTGGTGATGTATTCATCTTTATGAG AGGGGAAAATGAAGAACTGCATGTTGGAGTGAGACGCCTCGCTCGACAGCAGAATACAATTCCATCTTCTGTGATCTCAAGTCAGAGCATGCACCTTGGAGTGCTTGCCACTGCGTCCCATGCTGTCTCGACTCACTCTCTTTTCACAGTATTCTACAAGCCCAG GATCAGTCAATTTATCGTTCGTGTCAACAAGTATTTGGAGGCATTTAAAAATGGATTCGCAGTCGGGATGAGATTTAAGATGAGATTCGAGGGAGAAGATGTTCCAGAGAAAAG GGTTACTGGGACCATAACTGGAGTTGGAGATATTTCTTCTCAGTGGGCAAGTTCTAAGTGGAGATCAttgaag GTACAATGGGATGAAGCCAGCAACATTCAGAGACCGGAAAGGATTTCGCCATGGGATATAGAGCCTTTAACTGGTCCTATGACTGCCTTAAGTGTAAGTCAACCAGTGTTTATGAAGAATAAAAGATCCCGCTCGTCCTGGGATCTCTCAGGCTTCG AAGCTTATTCAGGATTCCGGTACACAGGAAAAACGCAGTCACTGGAAGTAGGTGCCCCTGATGCCCAGACCTCTGAGACACAAGTTCTCTTGCCGCAGAGACCAAAAGAAAGCAATGACTCTAATTTCTTAAAAAGCCATAGCCCGCACGACACAATATTAGCAGATTGCTGGTTGAAGGATCTCCAATCTCCGGTAAAGAGTTCATCATCTTCGATGACAGATGTTTCTCTGAAGCTGTTTGAGGGTGCGAAAGGAGAGACAAAGGCCATCGACCCGTCATGGCCGCATTTATCTAGCTGCCTGAATGAGAAGCCTTCACTGTGGTTGTGTAGCAACATAGAAAAATGGAAGAAACCCGAGAGCAGCAGCACTTGTAGGTTATTTGGGATTGATTTGGTCAATCCCTCCAGCAGCATTGAGAGGGCAACTGCTGGCACGATCAGCCTATCAAGTGCCACCGATGAGGATCCTCTTCAGGCCACCACCGCAACTCTTGAAGACTCGGACCGGCATTCAGGGCTTTCAAAAGCTCCCAAAGAGCCGATACAAGGGTTGCAAGTATTTCCAAAGGAGATCCAAAACAACCAGAACTGTTCTACCAGAAGCCGCACCAAG GTTCACATGCAAGGAATTGCGGTCGGTCGAGCTGTTGATCTGACATACTTGGAAGGCTATGATGACTTGATACTGGAGCTGGAGCAGATGTTCGAGATCGAAGGAGAGCTACACCATCGGAACAAATGGGAAGTGGTGTATACTGATGATGAGGGTGACATGATGCTA AGAATTCTGTAA
- the LOC103719129 gene encoding auxin response factor 18-like isoform X3, giving the protein MAFESGSPASRPGERPDGGSGEEGLYEELWRACAGPLVEVPLLHERVFYFPQGHMEQRWFCDPLQLVPSTDQESDQQIPLFNLPSKILCRVVNIELRAEPETDEVYAQITLLPEADQSEPTSPDPCLPEPLRPSVHSFCKILTASDTSTHGGFSVLRRHATECLPPLDMSQPTPTRELAAKDLHGFEWRFKHIFRGQPRRHLLTTGWSTYVTCKRLVAGDVFIFMRGENEELHVGVRRLARQQNTIPSSVISSQSMHLGVLATASHAVSTHSLFTVFYKPRISQFIVRVNKYLEAFKNGFAVGMRFKMRFEGEDVPEKRVTGTITGVGDISSQWASSKWRSLKVQWDEASNIQRPERISPWDIEPLTGPMTALSVSQPVFMKNKRSRSSWDLSGFEAYSGFRYTGKTQSLEVGAPDAQTSETQVLLPQRPKESNDSNFLKSHSPHDTILADCWLKDLQSPVKSSSSSMTDVSLKLFEGAKGETKAIDPSWPHLSSCLNEKPSLWLCSNIEKWKKPESSSTCRLFGIDLVNPSSSIERATAGTISLSSATDEDPLQATTATLEDSDRHSGLSKAPKEPIQGLQVFPKEIQNNQNCSTRSRTKVHMQGIAVGRAVDLTYLEGYDDLILELEQMFEIEGELHHRNKWEVVYTDDEGDMMLVENSVRW; this is encoded by the exons ATGGCGTTTGAATCGGGGTCTCCGGCGAGCCGGCCGGGCGAGAGGCCGGACGGAG GGTCGGGAGAGGAAGGGCTGTACGAGGAGCTATGGAGGGCGTGCGCAGGACCGCTGGTGGAGGTCCCGCTGCTGCACGAGAGGGTGTTCTACTTCCCACAGGGGCATATGGAGCAG CGGTGGTTCTGTGATCCTTTGCAGTTGGTGCCGTCCACGGATCAGGAGTCGGACCAGCAGATTCCCCTGTTCAATCTTCCTTCGAAGATACTCTGCCGCGTTGTTAACATCGAACTGAGG GCCGAGCCCGAAACGGATGAAGTCTATGCGCAAATCACTTTACTCCCGGAAGCGGAT CAAAGCGAGCCTACAAGTCCTGATCCCTGTCTCCCAGAGCCACTGAGACCGTCGGTCCACTCATTCTGTAAGATTCTGACAGCATCGGACACGAGCACTCATGGGGGGTTCTCGGTTCTTCGGCGACATGCCACCGAATGCCTTCCTCCTCTT GATATGTCGCAGCCAACCCCAACTCGGGAGCTCGCCGCCAAGGATCTCCATGGTTTTGAATGGCGATTCAAGCACATCTTTAGAG GTCAACCACGGAGGCATTTGCTAACCACTGGCTGGAGTACGTACGTTACTTGTAAGAGATTAGTCGCTGGTGATGTATTCATCTTTATGAG AGGGGAAAATGAAGAACTGCATGTTGGAGTGAGACGCCTCGCTCGACAGCAGAATACAATTCCATCTTCTGTGATCTCAAGTCAGAGCATGCACCTTGGAGTGCTTGCCACTGCGTCCCATGCTGTCTCGACTCACTCTCTTTTCACAGTATTCTACAAGCCCAG GATCAGTCAATTTATCGTTCGTGTCAACAAGTATTTGGAGGCATTTAAAAATGGATTCGCAGTCGGGATGAGATTTAAGATGAGATTCGAGGGAGAAGATGTTCCAGAGAAAAG GGTTACTGGGACCATAACTGGAGTTGGAGATATTTCTTCTCAGTGGGCAAGTTCTAAGTGGAGATCAttgaag GTACAATGGGATGAAGCCAGCAACATTCAGAGACCGGAAAGGATTTCGCCATGGGATATAGAGCCTTTAACTGGTCCTATGACTGCCTTAAGTGTAAGTCAACCAGTGTTTATGAAGAATAAAAGATCCCGCTCGTCCTGGGATCTCTCAGGCTTCG AAGCTTATTCAGGATTCCGGTACACAGGAAAAACGCAGTCACTGGAAGTAGGTGCCCCTGATGCCCAGACCTCTGAGACACAAGTTCTCTTGCCGCAGAGACCAAAAGAAAGCAATGACTCTAATTTCTTAAAAAGCCATAGCCCGCACGACACAATATTAGCAGATTGCTGGTTGAAGGATCTCCAATCTCCGGTAAAGAGTTCATCATCTTCGATGACAGATGTTTCTCTGAAGCTGTTTGAGGGTGCGAAAGGAGAGACAAAGGCCATCGACCCGTCATGGCCGCATTTATCTAGCTGCCTGAATGAGAAGCCTTCACTGTGGTTGTGTAGCAACATAGAAAAATGGAAGAAACCCGAGAGCAGCAGCACTTGTAGGTTATTTGGGATTGATTTGGTCAATCCCTCCAGCAGCATTGAGAGGGCAACTGCTGGCACGATCAGCCTATCAAGTGCCACCGATGAGGATCCTCTTCAGGCCACCACCGCAACTCTTGAAGACTCGGACCGGCATTCAGGGCTTTCAAAAGCTCCCAAAGAGCCGATACAAGGGTTGCAAGTATTTCCAAAGGAGATCCAAAACAACCAGAACTGTTCTACCAGAAGCCGCACCAAG GTTCACATGCAAGGAATTGCGGTCGGTCGAGCTGTTGATCTGACATACTTGGAAGGCTATGATGACTTGATACTGGAGCTGGAGCAGATGTTCGAGATCGAAGGAGAGCTACACCATCGGAACAAATGGGAAGTGGTGTATACTGATGATGAGGGTGACATGATGCTAGTGG AGAATTCTGTAAGATGGTGA